In a single window of the Pontibacter russatus genome:
- the argC gene encoding N-acetyl-gamma-glutamyl-phosphate reductase: protein MGSEVKIKAGIVGGAGYTGGEMLRLLLHHPNVDIAFVQSNSQAGKPVYEVHRDLQGDTEMDFSGELQPEVDVLFLCVGHGDAKHFLEANAIPEQVKVIDLSQDFRWNEGTKENAVTAAGRTFIYGLPELQREAIREAQNVANPGCFATAIQLALLPLAAEGMLTEEVHVSGITGSTGAGQSLSPTSHYSWRSSNISNYKVLNHQHLRELGRTLQSLQETEVPAIHFVPYRGPFTRGILCTSYTRCSLSQSEAVELYKTYYAPHPFVTVSATTPDLKQVVNTNKCLLYIEKQGDQLVITSMIDNLVKGASGQAVQNMNLLFGLDERAGLNLKASAF from the coding sequence ATGGGCAGCGAAGTAAAGATAAAGGCAGGCATTGTGGGCGGAGCGGGCTACACAGGCGGTGAGATGCTGCGCCTGCTCCTGCACCACCCCAACGTCGACATCGCTTTCGTACAGAGCAACAGCCAGGCCGGGAAGCCGGTATATGAAGTACACCGGGATTTGCAGGGAGACACAGAAATGGACTTCTCGGGCGAGTTGCAGCCAGAGGTGGATGTGCTTTTCCTTTGCGTGGGCCACGGCGACGCCAAACATTTTTTGGAGGCCAACGCCATCCCAGAGCAGGTAAAAGTAATTGACCTGAGCCAGGACTTCCGCTGGAACGAAGGCACTAAGGAGAATGCTGTGACGGCAGCTGGCCGCACTTTTATATATGGCTTGCCCGAACTGCAGCGCGAGGCGATACGGGAGGCGCAGAATGTTGCCAACCCTGGCTGCTTCGCCACAGCCATCCAGTTGGCGCTGCTCCCGCTCGCCGCGGAAGGTATGCTAACAGAAGAAGTACACGTAAGCGGTATCACCGGCAGCACCGGCGCTGGCCAGAGCCTGAGCCCCACCTCGCACTACAGCTGGCGCAGCAGCAACATCTCGAACTACAAGGTGCTGAACCACCAGCATCTGCGCGAACTGGGCCGCACTTTGCAGAGCCTGCAGGAGACAGAGGTGCCCGCCATTCATTTCGTTCCTTACCGCGGGCCTTTTACGCGTGGCATCCTGTGTACGTCCTATACCCGCTGCAGCCTCAGCCAGAGCGAAGCGGTCGAGCTCTATAAAACCTATTACGCGCCGCACCCTTTTGTAACCGTGAGCGCCACCACACCCGACCTGAAGCAGGTCGTGAACACGAACAAGTGCCTTTTATATATAGAGAAGCAAGGTGACCAGCTTGTGATTACCAGTATGATCGATAACCTGGTGAAAGGCGCTTCCGGGCAGGCGGTGCAGAACATGAACCTGCTGTTCGGACTGGACGAAAGAGCCGGCTTGAATTTGAAAGCCTCTGCCTTCTAA
- the argG gene encoding argininosuccinate synthase: MKKVVLAFSGGLDTSYCAIYLSRELGLEVYTAIVDTGGFSEEELQDVERRAYAMGAKEHTHLNETENFYNSCIRYLIYGNVLKNNVYPLSVSAERVTQALAIANYAKTIGADYVAHGSTGAGNDQVRFDMIFQAIIPEVEIITPIRDKKLSREEEIEYLKENGVEMDFKKAQYSINKGIWGTSVGGKETLTSHLPLPEEAYPTQLSKQQPERVTLHFEKGELVGVNDQTFGHPVQAIQHLQELAAPFAIGRDIHVGDTIIGIKGRVGFEAAAPMVIIKAHHTLEKHVLTKWQLYWKDQLSVWYGNWLHEGQLLDPTMRDIEAFLQSTQQHVTGKVYVLLAPYRFQIEGIESAHDLMSNKFGTYGEMNRAWTSDDVKGFAKIFGNQTKMYHSINSDTEWAAK, from the coding sequence ATGAAAAAAGTAGTTTTAGCCTTTAGCGGCGGATTAGACACCTCGTACTGCGCCATATACCTTTCCCGCGAACTGGGCCTGGAAGTTTATACCGCCATAGTAGACACCGGCGGCTTTTCGGAGGAGGAGCTTCAGGATGTGGAGCGCCGGGCGTATGCCATGGGGGCAAAAGAGCACACGCACCTGAACGAAACTGAGAACTTCTACAACAGCTGCATCCGCTACCTGATATATGGCAACGTGCTGAAAAACAACGTATACCCGCTATCCGTGAGTGCGGAGCGCGTGACGCAGGCACTCGCCATCGCCAACTACGCTAAAACCATCGGGGCTGATTACGTAGCCCACGGCAGCACCGGCGCCGGGAACGACCAGGTGCGCTTCGATATGATTTTCCAGGCCATCATCCCGGAGGTAGAGATCATTACGCCCATCCGTGACAAAAAACTCTCACGCGAGGAGGAGATCGAATACCTGAAGGAAAATGGGGTGGAGATGGACTTCAAAAAGGCGCAGTACTCCATCAACAAAGGGATATGGGGCACCTCGGTGGGCGGAAAGGAAACACTCACCTCGCACCTGCCTTTGCCTGAAGAGGCCTACCCGACACAACTGAGCAAGCAACAGCCGGAGCGCGTCACCCTGCACTTCGAGAAGGGCGAGTTGGTGGGCGTGAATGACCAGACATTCGGGCACCCGGTGCAGGCCATCCAGCACCTGCAGGAACTGGCCGCGCCTTTTGCCATCGGCCGCGATATCCACGTCGGCGATACCATCATAGGCATCAAAGGCAGGGTAGGTTTTGAGGCTGCGGCCCCGATGGTCATCATCAAAGCCCACCATACCTTAGAGAAGCATGTGCTCACGAAATGGCAATTGTACTGGAAAGATCAGCTGTCGGTGTGGTACGGCAACTGGCTGCACGAAGGGCAGTTGCTCGACCCGACCATGCGCGACATAGAAGCCTTCCTGCAAAGCACGCAGCAGCACGTGACCGGTAAAGTATATGTGCTGCTGGCACCGTACCGTTTCCAGATAGAGGGCATTGAGAGCGCGCATGACCTGATGAGCAACAAGTTCGGTACCTACGGCGAAATGAACCGCGCCTGGACCTCGGACGATGTAAAGGGATTTGCCAAGATTTTCGGCAACCAGACCAAGATGTACCACAGCATAAACAGCGACACGGAATGGGCAGCGAAGTAA
- a CDS encoding GNAT family N-acetyltransferase, with protein sequence MNQSEFIVTVAGEQHIIYAQQICTEMEESAKARGTGIAKRSPDYIAQKMLEGKAVIALHRDGRWAGFCYIETWGHGKYVANSGLIVAPDLRKSGLARQIKSKIFELSRTKYPDAKIFGLTTALAVMRINSSLGYKPVTYSELTDDEEFWKGCRSCVNFEILQSKNRTNCLCTAMLYDPAKDENYLPLPVVEKQAQPKASSVQERWTRHRQRQNQNSEDKNTNMSAA encoded by the coding sequence ATGAATCAATCCGAATTCATTGTTACCGTTGCCGGAGAGCAACACATCATCTACGCACAGCAGATCTGCACTGAGATGGAGGAATCGGCGAAGGCCAGAGGCACTGGCATTGCCAAGCGCTCCCCTGACTACATCGCCCAGAAGATGCTGGAAGGCAAAGCGGTGATTGCCCTGCACCGGGATGGGCGCTGGGCGGGTTTTTGCTACATCGAGACCTGGGGACACGGCAAGTACGTGGCCAACTCCGGCCTTATCGTTGCGCCTGACCTGCGGAAGAGCGGCCTGGCCCGGCAGATCAAAAGTAAGATATTCGAGCTGTCGCGCACCAAGTACCCCGATGCGAAGATTTTTGGGCTGACGACGGCCCTGGCCGTCATGCGCATCAACTCCAGCCTGGGCTATAAGCCGGTTACCTACTCCGAACTGACGGATGACGAGGAATTCTGGAAAGGCTGCCGCAGCTGCGTCAACTTTGAGATTCTGCAGAGCAAAAACAGAACGAACTGCCTCTGCACCGCCATGCTGTACGATCCGGCCAAGGACGAAAACTATCTGCCGCTGCCAGTGGTGGAGAAGCAGGCGCAGCCCAAGGCGAGCAGCGTGCAGGAGCGCTGGACACGCCACCGCCAGCGCCAGAACCAAAATTCAGAAGACAAAAACACTAACATGTCGGCGGCCTAA
- a CDS encoding aspartyl protease family protein, which yields MTRASFITLIVLSLLLLPAVAQAQVQPVSGSDTVFFTTNHKSVKIPFKFVHNLIILPVRINSSQPLNFILDSGVKNILITHLFFSDSLDLNDVNKISVRGLGEGHSIEAYQSKGNNLHMPGIRGTNNLVYVLMEDVFNLSTRMGMPVHGIIGFDIFKNFIVKINYSSKVITLYRPDEEVKKKRRAEEYPLYIEGTKPYVYGEVRQHNGDTVKVKLVVDTGASNSISLYLPSDERLMLPPKVMKAYLGTGLSGDINGQIGRLDAFSLGKYELEDLTAAYPDEESIKLALNIANRNGNLGSDILSRFTVIFDYPHNRLIMLPNRRFREPFHYNMAGFEVTTPLPGTNLYIVSNVVEDSPAKLGGLEPGDQLLHVNGRNCTEIKLSELLQLLESKPGRKLRLRLRREAEILDVDLVLESRI from the coding sequence ATGACACGAGCCTCTTTCATCACACTGATAGTGCTGTCCCTTTTGTTGCTGCCGGCAGTGGCACAGGCACAGGTACAACCTGTTTCAGGCAGCGACACAGTCTTTTTCACGACCAATCACAAGAGCGTCAAGATTCCCTTCAAATTCGTCCATAACCTGATTATCCTCCCGGTCCGGATTAACAGCTCACAGCCGCTCAACTTCATCCTGGACTCCGGTGTGAAAAACATCCTGATCACCCATCTCTTCTTCTCTGATTCGCTCGACCTGAACGACGTGAACAAGATCAGTGTCCGGGGGCTGGGCGAAGGGCATTCGATAGAGGCGTACCAGTCGAAGGGAAATAACCTGCACATGCCTGGCATCAGGGGCACAAACAACCTGGTGTATGTGCTGATGGAGGATGTCTTCAACCTATCCACGCGCATGGGCATGCCCGTTCACGGAATCATCGGGTTCGACATCTTCAAGAATTTTATCGTCAAGATTAACTACAGCAGCAAGGTCATCACCCTTTACAGGCCCGACGAGGAAGTCAAAAAGAAACGCAGGGCAGAAGAATACCCGCTGTATATAGAGGGCACCAAACCCTATGTGTACGGCGAAGTACGACAGCACAATGGTGACACGGTAAAGGTGAAACTGGTGGTGGACACGGGCGCCAGCAACAGCATCTCGCTTTACCTGCCCTCCGACGAGCGCCTGATGCTGCCCCCCAAGGTGATGAAGGCTTACCTGGGCACAGGGCTGAGCGGCGACATCAACGGGCAGATCGGGCGCCTGGATGCGTTCTCTCTCGGCAAGTACGAACTGGAGGACCTCACTGCAGCTTACCCGGACGAGGAATCGATCAAACTGGCGCTGAACATCGCCAACCGCAACGGCAACCTGGGTTCGGATATCCTGTCGCGCTTCACGGTTATATTTGATTACCCGCACAACCGGCTCATCATGCTCCCGAACAGGCGCTTTCGGGAACCCTTCCACTACAACATGGCGGGCTTTGAGGTAACCACGCCGCTGCCGGGCACTAATTTATATATCGTATCGAACGTGGTGGAGGACTCACCGGCGAAGCTCGGGGGCCTGGAACCCGGCGACCAACTGCTGCACGTGAACGGCCGCAATTGCACTGAAATAAAGCTGTCGGAACTGCTGCAACTGCTGGAGAGCAAGCCCGGCCGCAAGTTGCGCCTGCGCCTGCGCCGCGAAGCTGAGATTCTGGATGTGGACCTGGTGCTGGAAAGCCGTATATAA
- a CDS encoding voltage-gated chloride channel family protein, protein MKKRAYSQPSLLKRFASKALSAGEQATAALYLLKWLVICLLVGVSAGSASAFFLVALDWVTDYREAHIGILWLLPLGGLAVGLLYHYYGQRAAKGNNLLLEEIQRPREVLPFRMAPLVLLGTLVTHLLGGSAGREGTAMQMGGSIADQFTRIFRLRPRDRKVLIISGISAGFASLFGTPLAGAVFGLEVFILGRLRYEALLPSFLAAVIADYTCLAWGVSHTHYAIPYVPEVTLAGIGYTLLLGAAFGLTGMFFAKSTLFFTSQFKAHIAWAPLRPLLGGTVIAAAVWAMGTTKYIGLGIPTILQSFEQAQPWYAAFVKVLLTAFTLGAGFKGGEVTPLFFTGATLGSALSVVVPLPIALLAGMGFVAVFSGATNTPLTCTIMATELFGAESSVYMALACVTAYLFSGHSGIYGAQVIGSPKFLFFGREKGRSLSAVASVRKKRKG, encoded by the coding sequence ATGAAAAAACGAGCCTACTCCCAGCCTTCCCTCCTCAAAAGATTTGCAAGCAAGGCGCTTTCTGCCGGTGAGCAGGCAACAGCCGCCCTTTACCTGCTGAAGTGGCTGGTTATCTGCCTGCTGGTGGGCGTGTCGGCTGGCAGCGCATCCGCCTTCTTTCTGGTGGCGCTCGACTGGGTGACCGACTATAGGGAGGCCCATATAGGGATTCTATGGCTGCTGCCACTCGGTGGTTTAGCGGTGGGTCTGCTTTACCATTACTATGGACAGCGTGCCGCCAAAGGCAATAACCTGTTGCTGGAGGAGATTCAGCGGCCACGGGAGGTTTTGCCTTTCCGGATGGCCCCGCTCGTGCTGCTGGGTACGCTGGTCACGCACCTGCTGGGCGGCTCGGCAGGGCGGGAGGGCACGGCCATGCAGATGGGCGGCAGCATCGCCGATCAGTTCACGCGTATTTTCCGCCTGCGCCCCCGCGACCGCAAAGTGCTGATCATCTCCGGAATTAGCGCCGGGTTCGCCTCGCTTTTCGGCACGCCGCTGGCAGGCGCCGTTTTCGGGCTGGAGGTGTTTATATTGGGCAGGCTGCGCTACGAGGCGCTGCTCCCCAGTTTCCTGGCCGCCGTCATTGCCGATTATACCTGCCTGGCCTGGGGGGTAAGCCACACCCACTACGCCATTCCCTATGTCCCGGAGGTCACGCTTGCCGGCATCGGTTATACCCTGCTGCTGGGGGCGGCTTTTGGTCTCACCGGGATGTTCTTCGCCAAGTCCACTCTTTTTTTTACGTCGCAGTTCAAAGCGCACATCGCCTGGGCGCCGCTCCGGCCGCTGCTGGGCGGCACCGTAATAGCCGCAGCGGTGTGGGCCATGGGCACCACGAAATACATTGGCCTCGGCATCCCCACCATTCTGCAGTCGTTTGAGCAGGCGCAGCCGTGGTACGCGGCCTTCGTGAAGGTGCTGCTGACAGCCTTCACGCTGGGGGCGGGCTTCAAGGGAGGGGAGGTGACGCCGCTATTCTTCACCGGCGCCACGCTGGGCAGCGCGTTGTCTGTTGTGGTGCCGCTCCCGATAGCCCTGCTGGCGGGCATGGGCTTCGTGGCGGTGTTTTCAGGCGCCACCAACACCCCCCTTACCTGCACCATCATGGCCACCGAGCTATTCGGTGCCGAGAGCAGCGTCTATATGGCACTGGCCTGCGTTACGGCCTACCTTTTCTCCGGCCATTCCGGCATATATGGTGCGCAGGTTATCGGCAGTCCTAAATTCCTCTTCTTTGGCCGCGAAAAGGGGCGGAGCCTGTCAGCTGTGGCATCGGTCCGGAAAAAGAGAAAAGGATAA
- the nhaA gene encoding Na+/H+ antiporter NhaA, whose protein sequence is MPKLQLVRRIIYPLQEFVKAEAFSGILLLLITLLAIAWANSPWPETYVAVWNTPLTIALGEYGLTKPAIHWINDGLMAVFFLVVGLEIKREMLMGELASHRKAVFPVVAALGGMLVPAGIYAALNYGTGALAGWGIPMATDIALALGVLALLGRRVPLSLKLFLVAFAILDDIVAVLLIALFYSSEVDYLMLWCAMLVFGVLLVLCAVHVRSIWVYIFLGIVMWFALLQSGVHATVAGILLAATIPTRSKISDSDFIATTDTLLGELQAFHYKRRGDDDEKPEEENFQAAVHTLENNCGEALSPLHRLEHALHPWVAYFIMPMFALANAGIYIDASLTDGFFNAVSWGILLGLVVGKPVGILLFAALATATGLVAKPDSISWGQLLGAGILGGIGFTMSIFIANVAFAASPSLPQAKLAILLASALAGIIAYLLLRYTSPRPPEEA, encoded by the coding sequence ATGCCCAAGCTTCAGTTGGTTCGCCGGATTATCTATCCGTTGCAGGAATTTGTGAAAGCGGAGGCATTCAGCGGGATCCTCTTGCTGCTGATAACTCTGTTAGCTATTGCCTGGGCCAACTCTCCCTGGCCTGAAACTTATGTCGCCGTTTGGAACACGCCGCTCACGATTGCGCTTGGCGAGTACGGCCTCACCAAACCTGCCATCCACTGGATTAACGACGGGCTAATGGCGGTTTTCTTTTTAGTGGTGGGGCTGGAGATAAAGCGGGAAATGCTGATGGGAGAGCTTGCCTCTCACCGCAAAGCCGTTTTCCCGGTGGTGGCTGCACTGGGGGGCATGCTGGTGCCCGCCGGTATATATGCCGCGTTGAACTACGGCACCGGTGCGCTAGCTGGCTGGGGTATTCCGATGGCGACGGACATCGCCTTGGCGCTCGGCGTCCTGGCGTTGCTGGGGCGGCGGGTGCCGCTCTCCCTGAAGCTTTTCCTGGTGGCCTTCGCCATTTTGGATGACATCGTTGCGGTGCTCTTAATTGCACTGTTCTATTCCTCGGAGGTGGATTATCTCATGCTCTGGTGTGCCATGCTGGTGTTTGGGGTGCTGCTGGTCCTCTGCGCAGTGCATGTGCGCAGTATCTGGGTTTATATCTTCCTGGGCATCGTCATGTGGTTTGCCTTGCTGCAATCGGGGGTGCACGCCACTGTGGCTGGCATCCTGCTGGCCGCTACCATCCCCACCCGCTCCAAAATCTCGGATTCCGATTTTATAGCCACCACCGACACCCTACTGGGGGAGTTGCAGGCATTTCATTACAAACGCAGGGGGGATGATGACGAGAAACCGGAAGAAGAGAATTTCCAGGCTGCCGTACACACCCTGGAGAACAACTGTGGGGAAGCCCTGTCTCCGTTGCACCGGCTGGAGCATGCCCTGCATCCCTGGGTGGCTTACTTCATCATGCCCATGTTTGCCCTGGCCAATGCCGGGATCTACATCGACGCCTCGCTGACGGACGGATTCTTCAACGCTGTCTCGTGGGGCATCCTGCTGGGCCTTGTGGTCGGCAAACCGGTGGGCATCCTGCTGTTTGCCGCTCTTGCCACCGCTACAGGCCTGGTGGCAAAACCGGATTCCATCAGTTGGGGCCAGTTATTGGGTGCCGGAATATTGGGCGGAATTGGCTTTACGATGTCTATTTTTATTGCCAACGTGGCCTTTGCGGCCTCCCCTTCCCTGCCGCAGGCTAAGCTGGCGATACTGCTGGCCTCTGCCCTGGCGGGCATTATCGCTTACCTGCTGCTCCGCTATACCTCTCCACGCCCGCCTGAAGAAGCCTGA
- a CDS encoding universal stress protein, with translation MDTLNRLLVGLDLSSADQTLINYTAYICTRLPVRQVSFIHVERHPETPPKRVNNLGTENRESGAHIHEMISSRVAADFSGLPQVETEVLVVTGDPLKQLLHWATEKQADLILVGRKLRLHGSGAVGQKLLRHGRISVLFVPEAFEPRLRKVVVSLDFSKHSEMALDRVNHFALVQPDVQVACLHVYQVPTGYITLGMSYEDFDKRMQDIAQEKYDNLMERFPDLQHRAAFVLVRQGEHSDVGAMLVMEAKRLRADMLVMGAKGMTTVAVYVIGSVTEKVLRHDMDIPLLVFENKDGEKLGFLDAIME, from the coding sequence ATGGACACCCTGAATCGACTTCTGGTAGGACTTGACCTAAGTTCTGCGGACCAAACACTTATCAATTACACAGCCTATATATGCACCCGGCTACCGGTGCGGCAGGTAAGTTTCATCCATGTAGAAAGGCATCCGGAAACACCCCCTAAACGGGTGAATAACCTAGGGACAGAAAATAGGGAGAGCGGGGCACATATCCATGAAATGATTAGTTCGCGCGTGGCGGCAGACTTTTCGGGATTGCCGCAGGTAGAAACCGAGGTGCTCGTAGTGACAGGCGATCCGCTGAAGCAATTGCTTCACTGGGCGACGGAGAAGCAAGCGGACCTTATACTGGTGGGGCGAAAGTTGCGCCTGCATGGCAGCGGTGCGGTGGGGCAGAAGTTGCTGCGCCACGGACGTATCAGTGTGCTGTTTGTTCCTGAGGCTTTTGAGCCGAGGCTGCGCAAGGTGGTGGTAAGCCTGGACTTCTCCAAGCACAGTGAAATGGCGCTGGATCGTGTAAATCACTTCGCCCTGGTCCAACCCGATGTGCAGGTGGCGTGCCTGCATGTATACCAGGTGCCAACCGGCTACATTACCCTCGGTATGAGCTATGAGGATTTTGATAAGCGCATGCAGGATATTGCCCAAGAGAAATACGATAACCTGATGGAGCGTTTCCCGGACCTACAGCACAGGGCAGCGTTTGTGTTGGTGCGCCAGGGGGAGCACAGTGATGTAGGAGCCATGCTGGTGATGGAGGCAAAAAGACTGCGTGCCGATATGCTGGTGATGGGTGCGAAGGGCATGACGACAGTGGCTGTGTACGTTATCGGCAGCGTCACGGAAAAAGTGCTGCGCCACGATATGGATATTCCGCTGCTGGTATTCGAGAACAAAGACGGGGAGAAACTGGGCTTTCTGGATGCCATCATGGAATAG
- a CDS encoding metallophosphoesterase: MSTHEQQQQEYLALPEQRGPFHIIGDVHGCLGELLALLQQLKYATNFDAQQQRYVTLPPDDSKLIFVGDLVDRGPDSPEVLRLVMDMVEQGIAYCVSGNHDDKLHRMLLGHNVQVRHGLELTAAQLASRDAAFIERVRLFLGSLPHHLILDEGRLIVAHAGLEERLHGKNSKGVRALCLYGPTAGGKDENGLPIRLDWAAEYCGKPVVVYGHSPVHEPFWRNNTINIDTGCVFGGSLTALTYPDFKLTAVKAFGRYAEPMRPFISHPRHEQHSSIS, translated from the coding sequence ATGTCAACACACGAACAGCAACAGCAGGAGTATCTGGCGCTTCCGGAGCAGCGGGGTCCGTTTCACATCATCGGAGATGTACACGGCTGCTTGGGTGAGTTGCTGGCGCTGCTGCAGCAGCTGAAGTACGCCACTAACTTTGATGCGCAGCAGCAACGGTACGTAACGCTGCCACCCGATGACAGCAAGCTGATTTTCGTGGGTGACCTGGTGGACCGAGGCCCTGATTCGCCGGAGGTTTTGCGTCTGGTGATGGATATGGTGGAACAGGGAATAGCCTACTGCGTGAGCGGCAACCACGATGATAAGCTGCACCGCATGCTGCTGGGGCACAATGTGCAGGTGCGGCATGGTCTGGAACTGACGGCTGCCCAGTTAGCGTCCAGAGATGCCGCATTCATTGAGCGGGTGAGGCTGTTTCTGGGGTCGCTTCCGCACCACCTGATACTCGACGAGGGCCGGCTGATAGTGGCGCACGCGGGGCTGGAGGAGCGGCTGCACGGCAAGAACTCCAAAGGCGTGCGGGCGCTTTGTCTCTACGGTCCCACCGCTGGTGGCAAAGATGAAAACGGACTGCCGATTCGGCTGGACTGGGCAGCTGAGTACTGCGGTAAGCCCGTGGTGGTATATGGGCACTCGCCGGTACACGAGCCGTTCTGGCGCAACAACACCATCAACATAGACACAGGCTGTGTTTTCGGCGGCAGCCTCACCGCCCTCACTTACCCGGACTTCAAGCTTACCGCCGTAAAGGCTTTCGGAAGATATGCGGAGCCGATGCGGCCTTTTATTTCACATCCCCGCCACGAGCAGCACTCTTCTATTTCCTGA
- a CDS encoding chloride channel protein → MPSFKKYKIPLLWLRRHISARDFMLVSSVLVGFTAGLAAVVLKSLVHYIQLLLAYGNRLLDQPYWLVIFPILGILLTVLVVQSLFRGSIGRGTANVLFSISQKSSLVERHKVYSHMLTSALTVGFGGSAGLESPIVVTGSAIGSNYGRDYHLNYRDRTLLLSCGAAAGIAAVFNAPIAGVLFAIEVLLSDISIAAFIPLIISAVTGALCSRIILDEEILFNIAKHDFFATGHVPFYILLGILSGMLSVFYTRVSLRVEAVFEIYQHRVYTRALVGSLLLGLLIMLFPPLFGEGYDSVLLLERNQADRLLQDSWLAFFGTNEWLVLGFVGAMALVKAFATSFTIAAGGNGGNFAPSMFVGACAGYFFSRLMNLLHISDLSVSSFSMVGMAGILSGVMHAPLTAVFLIAEITGGYTLMIPLMIVSAVSFALVKYFEPYSLDTKKLAQKGQFLKGNKDSTILHIMKIRHLIEHEFQTVSPDATLGELVQLIAHSRRNVFPVVNAEKVLEGVVYLENVREIMFKAEKYDTVRVHDLMVQPPAVVQYDDSMAEVMKKFDESGAWNLPVLRQEKYVGFVSKSSIFTKYRKLLIKTTNM, encoded by the coding sequence ATGCCTTCGTTTAAAAAGTATAAAATTCCCCTCCTCTGGCTGCGGCGCCATATCTCTGCCCGCGATTTCATGCTTGTTTCCAGTGTGCTGGTCGGGTTTACTGCCGGCCTGGCTGCCGTCGTGCTCAAATCGCTGGTGCATTATATACAGCTTCTGCTGGCGTACGGCAACAGGCTGCTGGACCAGCCCTATTGGCTTGTCATCTTCCCCATCCTGGGCATTCTTCTGACCGTGCTTGTGGTGCAGTCGCTGTTTAGGGGCAGCATCGGTCGCGGCACGGCGAACGTGCTGTTCAGCATATCCCAGAAGTCGAGCCTGGTGGAGCGCCACAAGGTGTACTCTCATATGCTGACCAGCGCCCTCACGGTGGGCTTTGGCGGCTCTGCGGGCCTTGAGTCCCCGATTGTGGTGACGGGCTCCGCCATCGGCTCCAACTATGGGCGCGACTACCACCTGAACTACCGCGACCGCACGCTGCTGCTGTCGTGCGGCGCGGCGGCCGGTATTGCGGCGGTGTTCAACGCCCCCATTGCCGGTGTGCTCTTTGCCATTGAGGTGCTGCTCAGCGACATCAGCATCGCCGCTTTTATCCCGCTTATCATTTCGGCGGTTACCGGCGCTCTCTGCTCCCGGATTATTCTGGACGAGGAGATCCTCTTTAATATTGCGAAGCATGACTTTTTCGCCACAGGCCACGTTCCGTTTTATATCCTGCTGGGCATTTTGTCGGGCATGCTGTCAGTGTTCTACACCAGGGTGTCGCTGCGTGTGGAAGCGGTATTTGAGATATATCAACACAGGGTATATACCCGGGCGCTGGTGGGAAGCCTGCTGCTGGGGCTGCTGATCATGCTTTTCCCGCCCCTTTTCGGTGAAGGGTACGACAGCGTTCTTTTGCTGGAGCGCAACCAGGCCGACAGGCTTCTGCAGGACAGCTGGCTTGCCTTTTTCGGCACAAACGAGTGGCTGGTGCTGGGCTTTGTGGGGGCGATGGCGCTGGTGAAGGCCTTTGCCACCTCCTTTACCATTGCCGCAGGCGGAAACGGCGGCAATTTTGCCCCCTCCATGTTTGTGGGGGCCTGCGCCGGCTATTTCTTCTCCCGCCTCATGAACCTGCTCCACATCTCCGACCTGTCGGTCAGCAGCTTTTCGATGGTGGGGATGGCCGGTATCCTGAGCGGCGTGATGCACGCCCCGCTCACGGCGGTCTTCCTCATCGCAGAGATTACGGGCGGCTATACCCTCATGATACCCCTTATGATTGTCTCGGCCGTCTCCTTTGCCCTGGTCAAGTACTTTGAGCCGTACTCGCTCGACACAAAGAAGCTGGCGCAGAAAGGCCAATTCCTGAAGGGCAACAAGGACAGCACCATCCTGCATATCATGAAAATCCGCCACCTGATCGAGCACGAGTTCCAGACAGTTTCGCCGGACGCCACGCTCGGGGAACTGGTGCAACTTATCGCGCACTCCCGCCGGAACGTTTTTCCGGTGGTGAATGCGGAGAAAGTGCTGGAGGGGGTCGTGTACCTGGAGAATGTGCGCGAGATCATGTTCAAGGCAGAGAAATATGATACGGTGCGGGTACATGATCTGATGGTGCAGCCTCCCGCCGTGGTGCAGTACGACGACAGCATGGCGGAGGTGATGAAGAAGTTTGATGAGAGCGGTGCCTGGAACCTGCCGGTGCTCCGGCAGGAAAAGTACGTTGGCTTTGTCTCCAAGTCCAGCATCTTCACCAAATACCGGAAGCTTCTGATCAAGACGACAAATATGTAA